Part of the Bifidobacterium sp. ESL0775 genome is shown below.
GCCCGTGGAGGCGCCCATGGAGAAGGTCGGCGCGATGCCCGCGGGCGCCATCACGGTGGGGTCGTCGATTGACGGGTTGGCCATGGTGTCCCATTTGGCGGCCAGGGCGAGGGTGTAGTGGGCGCCGCCGTCCAGGCTCGTGGCCTCGGTGAGGGGGACGGCCTGGGTGCCGGGCTGCCAGGTCCTGGCCGGGCCGGCCCAGCCGGCGAACCAGGCGTTCGGGCCGCGCAGGTTGCCGCGCGCGGGCACGGGGATCGCGGCGGTGGCCGGGTAGGTCGTGGTGTCGGCCAGGATGTCGTCGGTGATGGCGGGCTCGTCGCCGGTCACCGGGCCGCCCGGGGTCGTGCCGCGCGCGAACGTGGCCCTCATCGAGGCCAGGGTCCCGGTCTGGTCGGTGGACTTGGCGATCCGCTGGCCGGTCGTCGGGTTGGTGACCGTGAGCGTCACGGTGACGCGGTACTGGTAGCGGGCGGCCGCGCCGCGCGCGGTGTCGGTGAGCCGGCCGGCCGGCCAGCCCGTCGCCTGGCAGTCGGTGGCCGACGCGGTCGGCGCGCAGGTGTCGGTGCCGTCGGCGCGATGGGTGTCGAGGTCGAGCCTGGCCGTCAGCCCGTCCACGAAGACGCCGATGTTGCTGACCATGTCGTAGGAGAGGTCGGCGGTGGGCGCGTCGCCAGGCCTCGCGTGCACCGTCGCGCCGTCGAAGCGTGCCGGCCCCACGGCCTGCCAGTGCGGCGTCAGGGTGGCCCGCGCCACGCCGTCGCCCGCGTCGTCGCCGATCACGTAGTCGTATGGGCCCGGGGCGATCGTCTGGTAGCCGATCACGCTGTTGGTGTAGGTCCAGTAGTCGAGGTAGGTGTCCCCGCCCGGCCCGGTGAGCCCCTGCTGGTTGGGTATGGTCACGGACGCCTGGTTGTAGGTGGTGCCGCCGGTCCTGTAGCTGTACATCAGGGCCTTGATGTCCTGCGGCGGGGTGCCGGTGCCCGTCCCCCGCGAGAAGGTCAGGTGCTCGTAGGCCAGGTGGCCGCGCTGGGTGGCGGAGCCCGTCGCGACCCGCTGGCCGGTGTAGGGGTCCGTGGTGGTGGTCGCGGCGGTGGCGGTGTACTGCACGCCGGGCGTGGGCTCCACGCTGGCGGCCGGGATGGTCACGCTGCAGTACCTCGTGGAGGCGGAGACCGAGCACGAGGCCGACCCGCCGCGCCCGGTCGTCACGCCTATCGTCTCGTAGCCGGCGGCGGCCGCGTCCTGGACCGTGAACTTGACCGGCCCGGACGGGCCGCCGTCGGGCATCAGCCGCTGCGGGACGTTGATGAAGGACAGCGACGTCGCCGGCGGGGTCCTCCACTTGGCTTTCAGCGTGAGGGTGTCGCGGGCGTGGGAGGTGAAGTTCCAGGAGGTGGAGGACGCGGCGGCGAACTGGTACTGGTTGCTGGGGCCGTAGGTCCAGCCGTCGAAGAGCTTGCCGGCCGGGTTGGTCAGGATGCCCGACGGGACGCTCACGGTGAACACGCCGGAGTCGCGGGTGTGGGTGTCGACCGTGTAGGACGCCACGCTGGTGGTGCCCCCGTTGGGGTCGATGTTGACGTGGCTGAGGTTGTGGACGTACGGGTCGGCCATGTAGAAGCCCGACGGGTCCGACGAGGCCAGTTGGCGCTGGAAGTCGTCGGCCGTGGGGTACCGGCCCAGGCAGTCCGTGTCTGTCTCGTTGAAGTCGCTGGTCTTGTACCACTTCGTCGCGGCCGCTATGCCGCTGGTCTTGTCGGACGGCAGGATGGTCCTGGGGCCCAAGCCCAGCTTGCGCACCGTGGACGGTATCTGGAAACAGTCCTCGAAATCATGGCTGTTGCATTCAATGCCGGAAGTGGCGCCGGCGGGGCAGCCGGTGTCGACGTTGTGCATGTCCAAAGTGACCAGGGGCGGCATCGACCATGGCAGTTTATTGGATTCCCTAGCAAGGAACATATAAATTACGCCGTCTTTGCTCCAGTTGCTGACGTTGAGGCTGGTGAGTCGGGTGCACGCATTGAACATCATAGCTGTGGAGAGGACGTTCGCCACGTTCCAATGCGAGAGGTCCAGGGAGGTCAGGCTGCTGCACCCCTCGAACATCATCATCAAGTGCTTATTATTTCCGACGTCCAACTGGAAGAGCTTCAGTCCTTCGGTGGTCAGGCTGCTGCACCCCTCGAACATGAAGTCCATATAGATGGCGCCGCTGGTGTCCCAGTTGGACAGGTCGGCGGACGCCAGGCTCGTGTCGCCCTCGAACATGCTGTCGGCCGCCCCGTTCTTAAGATGGACGGTGGCGCCGGGGGCGACGGAGCGCAGGGACGTCATGCCTTTGAATGTGCCGAGGCTATAGCCGTCCAGGGTGAGGTCGCCGTCGATGTGGATGGTGGTGATGGTGGTTTTCAGCGAGTCCCAGGGTATGGTGCCCCAGCCGTCGGTGTAGGTGCCGCCGGAGAGGTGGAGGGTGCAGGTGGAGTCGATGTTCCAGGTGACGTTGCTGGTGCCCCATGCGGCGGGCGTGGTGGCCGGGCACGTGTCCTGCGGGCCCGCCTCCAGCTCGCCTTGGGCCTGCGGCGTGCCGGCCTGCGCGCCGTCGTGGTCGGCGGCAGCGCGCACCGCCCCCGAGGCCCCGGCGGGATCCGCGCCTGCTGCCGCGTTCCCTCGCCGCGTCCGCCTGCCTGAAGCGGCGCCCGCGGCCGCCGAGCGCAAGCCGCTGCCGCTTGTGTCGGCGGGCACCTGCGGGATCGCGTCCTGTGTTTGTCCGGTTGTCCCGTCGGTGTCGGGGTCTGCCTGCGGGCCGGTCGTTGTCTCGGTGGTGGTAAGTGCCGTGTCAGTGGTCTTGGCCAGTACGGGGCTCTGTGTCGTGGGCAGTGTGGCCGTCTGAATGCGCAGTTGTGGCGTGGCCTCGTCGTCGGATTGCGTGGTGGGCAGCGGCGTGACGGCCGCGTCTGCCTGGATGGTTGGTGGAGTGGATGGGATCCCGCCAGTCTTGTCAACTTTGCTGGTCTTGCCGGGTTGTGCTTTCGTGCTCGGGGACGGCGTTGTCCGGGAGCGCGCGGCGTCTGGCGCGGATGGCGCGTTTGGCTTGGATGGTGGGTTGGAATGTGCGACGGCGGACTTGGTGGGGTGCGCGGCCGTGGACGCGTCGGTGTCGCGCCGCGAAGGTGTGGTTTGGCTGGAGGTGGGTGTTTTACCGGGTTGGGTTAACGGGTTTTGGTGACCAGCTTGCGGGGGGGGGTCGAAATCGTCATTGTTATGCACAACGCGAGCGCCACGATACTGTGGATAACTTCCATGGGAAACCAACCTTTTTCAATAACAAACACGGTTCCGCGATGTATTACATCGCGGAACGCAACCTGTGTCTTACGTTACCGGTTTCCCTGTCCGGTTTCAACCCGGCCGGCCACAAGCGTCGTACTCACCGGCCGGAGGCCCCGGGCGCCCGCTCCGGCGTGGCCGGGAGCTTTTCGAAACGTTTGCCGCCGCGGATTGCCTTGCATTCCAACGGGTGCGTGAGAAGGTCTCGACGCCCTCCCGGCGCCTTGGGGGCAGGTCTTTCGGGGACTGGTTTTCCGGGCCCCTCCTCGGCGTGTCGCGCGTCCGGCCGCGGCAGACGAATCACCGCCCGGTGCGGCCACGCTTCGCCCCGGCAGACAGATCACCGTCCCGGCACTGCTACGGCGTTCACTCTATTTTGATATACGCCCTTGTGCGGCTTCTCGGTTTTCCGATGGCCTGCGCCTGCCCAACGGCGATGAGCGTCTTGAGCGCGCGTTGCACGGTCTTGGTCGATGTCCCGGTTCGTCGCGCAAGCTCCTTGGCGGTGATGGCCGTGTCCGGCGGCATGGCCTCACGGATGGTGGCCAAGGTGCCTTTTTTGACTTGGCTTATCGAACCTTGAGCGCCTGCCGTGCCTCTTCCGCTTTTGTGGGTTTTGCGACCCTTGGGAATTCCGGAATTTTCGTTTGTCTTGCCTGTCGTCGAGGGGCTTGTCATCGAAGAGCCGCCGCGCCGCCCTTGCCTTGAAGAAGTCAGAGGAGTGGCGGAGCCGGTACTTTCGGATTGCCCTTGGCGCGGTGCCCGAGGCGCCGGATTCCCGCGCCACAGAATGACGGTGAACTGGTCGGCGGCGGCGCGGAACGTGGGTCTGGGCAGGCCCCGCCGTTCCAACTCCCGCAGCACAAAGGGAATGCCGGAGCCTTGTCCCTCGACGGTCGTCGCCGCGCCCTCGCCGGGGATCGGGGCGTCGCGCACCAAGCCGATAAGCGCGGCGTTGCGGCAGCGGGAAGTGCCGTCCGCGAGGTTCTCCGTGGTGGCCCCGCCCCATAGTCCGCCGGGATTGCTGACCTCGATGCGGTCGGGGTAGATGTCGACGCTGACCGGCTGGCCACGGAAATATTCGTGGTATTCGCGGTGCACCACGGCGTTGGCGATGACCTCGCGCAGCACCTCTTCGGGGATCTCGAGCTCGTCGGTGCGCCCGATGCCCTCGATCAGCGAGTAGGTGCGCAGGTTGCGCCGTACCGCCTGCAGGGCCAGGTTGAGCATGACGGGAATGGGCCCGTCGCATTGCGCGCGGTCGAGGAAGCGCAGCGGGCCCGGTTCGGATTTGGCGTTGCCCGGGTGGGCCGCCACGTCGATGATGAGCCTTGGGAAGAACTGTTGCGGGTACTGCCCCGTCGCGAGGAGCCCGCCGAGCAGGACCTCGCCCTTTTTATCGGTGATGTCGAGCCTGGCGAGTTTCTGCTGTTTCGTCTTGGCCCCGTAAAGCGCGCGGGAGTTCCTCTTCGCCTCAAAAATGAGCCGCAGTTGCTGGTCGTCCAGATCCCCGGCGTCGCAGCCGGACACGACCTCCATGTCGGCGTAACTCGGCGTGAGCTGGTGCCGGTATTCGTATATCTCCGCGGCCGAAAGACGGATGTCCTTGTCATCGATGCGTTTGTAGCTGCCGTTTTCGATGCCTTTGGCCGTCACATAACAAGGTTTCTTGCCGATGTCATTGGCGAAGATGGCCACCGCGAGGATTTGCCGGCCGTCGAGGGTCTCCCGGCGCATGCGATAGGTGGGCGGATTGGTGAGCCTGATCCCGTCGCTGCCGCCGTCGCCGATGCCCTCGACGAATTGGTCGCGGGTTTTGTTGATGTCGAAGCCACGCGCCGGCGCGAACCCACTCATCTCGTCCAGCCCGAGCAGCAGGACGCCGCCGGACGAGTTGGCGAACGAGCTCACGGTGTCCCAAACGCTGGCGCTCAGGCCGTGCGCGCAGGCTTTCGCCTCGTAGTCCGCGTCGTCGGTTCGCTGCGACCGCAGCCGCCGGACCGCTTTCGCCAAGGGCTCGTTCAGGATCGCCATCGCCGCCTTCTTTGTCGTCTATCTTCGTCATCGACATTCTATCATAGACATTTATCTTCGTCATCGAAATCATCTTCGACATCGTTGGTAGTGCGGCGATTTTCTGCGGGGTGACAGGATATTATTTGCATCTTCGATATTTATCTTCGACATTTTTATTTTGTCGATGACGAAGATAAATGTCTAAGATGCCAACCGGATTGTGTGTCGGTTTGGCGGTGTAGGAGGGAAAGGTGGGGGTGGGCGCCGGCACGGGGTTGGTTTGGGTTTGGTTTCCGTGCCGGCGCCCGGTTGGTTCCCGCCTGGCCCATGGGTGGGGGCCGGCGGGAAGTGTTAGTGGCGTGGCGCCGCCGGGCTGCGCCGGTGGTGGCCGGTGTGGCTGTTGGCGCTGGTGTGGCCGTTGTGGCTTGCAGCGCCGCGTGTAAAGTCACGCCTCGCTTGGGCCGCGTCCGTGGCCTTGACGGCGCCGTGAGTGTGGCCGCGCCTCCTTATCGGGAGTGGCTTTGCCGGCGCCGGCAGGTGGGTCGTGTCTCATCTGGCGCGTCCCTGTCGTTGCTCGCGCCGCCGGTCGCGCAGCCTGGTGGCTGCGGCGAGCAGGAGGAGCGTGGCTCCCAGAAGGAGGGCGAGGATGGCGGCCAAGCGCTGAGGCGTGCCGCCGGTCAGCGGCAGGGTGCGTAGTTGTTTCGGCAGGTTGAAGTCCCTGCTGGTTGTTGCGCTGGCGATGCGGCTGGATCCGCGCCATGCGCCGTCGTCCTCGGTGGCCGCCGCGGTGACGCGGTAATGGCCGCCTTGCCGCAGCGGGATGGTCACGCTCCAAGTGTGCTCGCTGTGCCCGTCGTAGCCGCCTGGGCCGCCGAGCGTGGCGGCTTGGGGTGTGCCGAGCGCGTTATCGCTCTGGCCCTCCAGCCCGGTGGCGGTCGCCTGGTAGCCCTCGCTGGAGGTCCATGGGGTGGCGGTGCCGGAGAAGGTGGTGCCGGAGAAGGTGGTGTTGGCGGTCGCGTTGAGGCTGGGCGCGTGGAGCTTGCGCCACACGGCGTGCAGGGTCGTGTCTATCTCCACGTCGCCGGTGTCGGCGTTCAGCGTCACCGTCCGCCTTGTCGGGTCGCCCATGCCGGTGTCGGGCGTGGCGGCGCCTTCGGTGGCGCTCCAGCCCTGGAACGCGGCGTCTGCGGGCTCCATGCTCTCGGTGGGCCCGGCCAATGTCACATCCGCTGGCCGCGACGCGTCATCGATGTCGATGAGGCCGGTGGCCGGTTCGGGCGCGGTGGCCGTGGCGCCTCCGGGCATGTCGGGCGCGAACGCGACCTTGAGCCAGGGCAGGATGGCGATGGAGTCCGTCTTGCCGCTGACGAGCTGCCCGCTGGTCTGCTGGGCGGTGAAGTGGTGTTCCGCCCCGACGCCGTAGCGGCTGGTGTAGTCGCTGGCGTCGAATGACACGCTCCAGTTCCAGGGGCGCAGCGCCTGCGCGACTTTGTAGGGGTAGTTGCGGTAGACGCTGGCATGCGAGAGCGGGGTGCTGTTGGTCATGAGGTTGGCCACGGCCCAGATGTCGTAGAGTCCCGGCCCGGCGGAGAAGTCGCCGTCTTTGGTCGTGTATTCTTTGTCCTTTTCGTGGCCGCGGATGTAGTGGCCGCCCCACGGCACGTTGTCTTCCGCGTTGGTACGCATCATTTCGCTGTTATTCCTGGCGGTGTCCGGCCTGAGCATGGGGGTCACTAGGGTGCAGCTTCCATCGTAGTGACCCCCGTCGGTGGGTTCCGTGGCGCCTTGGGGACATATCACGATCTGTATTCGTGTGTTGGCGTTGTTGTTGACGCGGTCGATGTGACCTTTGACGGCTATCTTGCCGGGGTCGGTCGGATCCGGGGTGAAGGACTCGACCCGTGGGTTGCCGCTGGTGACCGGTGTGAACGGGTCCGCCGCCGGCCGTGGGTTCGTGGCGTCCTTGCAGGTGTCCGCGCCGCCGTTGCCTCCGGTCATGCAGGCTTTGACAATGTCGCCGCCGGAGCCCTGCGCGGTGCCGGACAGGGTCACCGTGCCGTTCCCGGCGTGGTGGTAGGCCGCCGCCAGGTGCGTGGGGCCGGGGACGGCGACCCATGTCGCGTCGAGCGTCACCGCTATGTGCTTGGCGAGCATGGTGCCCGCAATGCCCGTGGCCGTGCCCGCGTTGGCGGGGATGTTGGCTTGCCCGGCGGGCCATGTCGTGTCCGCGGCGGCCGAGTTCCAACCCGAGAACGACGTGCCGGTCGGCCCGGCGAGCCCGGTGGAGTCGGGAAGGGTGGGGACTGCCGCGTAGCTGCCGGTGTCGGCCAGCACGAGCAGGGGGGTTGGCGGTGTTCCCGTGCCCCCCGTTCCCGGCGTGAAGTTGATGGTCATGTAGGAGAGGGTGCCTGTCTTCGGCGTGGTGGTGGATATCGGCTGGGCGATTACCAGGCCGTTGCTCTTGTAGTTCACGGTCGCGCTGATCGAGTATGGCGTGCCCGGCGTGCCGTCCAGCGGTCCTCCGGAGAGCGGGCCGGAGTACTCGCATGCCCCCGAGCGGAATGCGCAGGAGACCAAGTGGCCCGCCGAGCCGAACACGGCCGTGCTGCCGTCCGGGGCGCCGGCGCTGGTGACAAACACGCTCAGGCTTTCGGTCCCGTTGCTCGAGACGCTTGACCTGGGCTCGCTGATGGTGACCGCGCCCATCGCGCTCCACTGGGCCGTGAGCGCGATGGTGGTGTGTTTGGCGGCGTCGGTGGCGTCGCCCTTCGCGACGGGGATGTCGCTTACGCCCGCCGGCCACGAGTCCGATCCCCTGGCCCAGGCCGAGAGGTACGAGCCGGCCGCCGGCGACATGGAGCCCATGCCGGGCAGCGCCGGCGCCGCCGTCGAGTCGGCGGTGTCCACCGGCGCGGAGGCCGGGTCGGGGGCCGCGCCGGCGGCGGTGCCCTTGTCGAACGTGACGGTCATGTAGGGCAACGCGCCCCGCATGGTGCGGGAGCGGGTGACGTTCAGCCCGGAGCCGGGGTCGATCGAGGTGATCGAGGTGGTGATCGCGTACGTGTAGGTCGAGCCCTGGCCCGTGTCGGCCAGCTTGTCCAGGTCCCACGTGACCGTGCACTCGCTGGTGTTGTTGGAGCGGGGCGTGTTCGAGCAGTTTGCGTGCCCTCCGGTCCGGCCGGTGTCGATGGTGATCTCGCTGTTGCGTGTGATGTTCTGGGAGATCACGTCGATGTCGACGGTCGCCGTGTGGCCGGCCTTCGCGTGCACCACCGGGTCATGCACGGCCGGGGCCTCGAACGAGTACCAGCTGGCCGTCAGGGTGAACGAGTAGCGGTGGCCGTCGGCCGTGGTCTTTTCCTGGCTGAGCCCGAACGATGATCCCGGATAGACGACCCCGGAGCGCGTGTCGCTCCATCCGCGGAACGACCCCCCGGAGGGTGGCGTCATCCCCGACTGGCCAGGCAACGATATGAGGGTCATGCCGCCGCTGACTGTCGTGATCAACGCATAGACAGGCCCCGGGGCGCTGCCGCCGCCCTCGCCTTTGTCGAACGAGACCTGGTAATAGTCCAGCACGCCGCTTTTCGTCGTGGTCTTGGTGATGGCCCGCCCGGTGTCGGGGTTCGTGGCCCTGCTGGTCGCGGTGATCGTGTACGTGTCGCCGTACCCCGTCTGGAAACTCGAGACGGGGACATCAACCGTGCAGGGGTCATTGGTGCAGGCGGCCGATGACCAGCCCGTCGATGTGGACGCCGTGGTCGTCCTGCCGTCCGGGGCTATGCCGGCGCTGATTTCGAATTCCACCGACTGGCCATCCATGCCCACTGACAGGTCGGTGATTTTAGGTGCCCCCATGGTCTTCCAGCTGGCGGTGAGGGTGACGGTCATGTGGCCGCTGGCGTCCGTGTTCCCATGGGAGAAGTTGACCATGCACGAGCCATATTGGCAGCCGGAGACTTGGGTGTTGTCGGAATAGGCCCAGCCGTCGAACCAGGTGTCGTCCGGCACGGACAGGCCCCCGCGCCGCGGCAGGCTTGTGGTTATGTAGCTGTCATTCTCGGCGACGAGTCCGGCGGTGAGGTCGTTGGGTGGTGTGCCGCTTGGGTGGGTGCCGTCGGCGAGGGTGCCGGCGGAGAATTTGACGGTCATCCATGGCAGGGTGCCGGTGCGGGTGTATGGGGCCGAGACCTGTTTGCCGGTTTTGGGGTCGGTGCCGGTGGTGGTGGCCGTCACGGAGTATGTCGCCCCCGGTGTCGGTTCGAGGGAGGCGACGTCGTTCCAGTTTATCCTGCATGTGGTGCCGGTTGTGTTGGTGGCGTTGCAGGTGCCGGTGCCGCCGCGTCCGGTGCGTACGCTGGTCTGCGACCCGGTCGGCGCCGCCGTGTTGATGCCCACGTTGAGCCACGACCCTAACGAGGTTCTGTATCCGTCCCAGGAACTACGCACGTGTGGCGCGTCTATGGACGGCGCGAACGGTTTCCATTGGGCGGTGAGTCTGTAGTAGGTGTATTTGCCTTGCGGCATGGCGAAGGCGTAGCCGCCGTCGGAGCTGGTGTAGGTCTTGCCGTTCTGGTCCTTCCAGCCGTCGAACAGGCAGCCCGGCTTGTTGGTGAGGATGCTGGCCGGCACGCCTACGGCTTGGTCGGTGAGTTTGTTGTCGCGGGTGTAGGAGGCGGGGCTTGCGCTGCCGCCGGCTGGGTCGATGTCGACGGTGGACTCCACGTGGACCAGGGAGTCGTCCACGTAGTAACCGGGGGAGCTCGTGGTCCACAGGTGGTACGCCAGGTTATACGCCGGGTTATTTTCTTCGGTGAGTTTGCCGAGGTAGTCGATGTGGTCGCCCAGCCCGCTTGTCTCATCCCACCACGTAGAACTACTTATATTCATCAACGGATTTACTTCATTTGGTCCCGAGAAGGGGGGGCCGCTTCGCCCCGCACCAGTGATAGCCAGCTTTCGTAGCGAGGCGGGGAAATAGGTATCAACGCTTGAAAAATTGTTGATGTCTGCGCTGTATAAGTCAAGCGAGACAAGACTGTTGCAACCGTCTAGGAAATATATCCCACCGCCTCCGAAATTGTGCAGGTTCAGTGTGGTGAGACGGCTGCAACCATCGAACATATAATGTCCGACGCTGCTAGACGTGAAATTGGGCAGGTCCAGTGTGGTAAGGCTGCTGCAGTTGTAAAACATGTAGTTCAACACTGGATGGACGTCGCCGACTATGGTCGTGTACCAGTTGGTCAGGTCGACGGTCGCCAGGCTCGTGTCGTCTCTGAACATGCTGGCGGCCGCCCAGTTCTTGAGGTGGACGGGGGCGCCGGTGGCGACGGAGCGCAGGGACGTCATGCCACTGAACACGTATCCGCTGTTGCTGCCGGCGTCCAGGGTGAGGTCGCCGTCGATGTGGATGGAGGTGATGGTGGTCTTCAGTGTGTCCCAAGGCATGGCGCCGGAGGTGTTGCTGGTGTGGGTGCCACCGGAGAGGTGGAGGGTGCAGGTGGCGTCGATGTTCCAGGTGACGTCGCTGGTGTCCCATGCGGCGGGCGTGGTGGCCGTGCACGTGTCCTGCGGGCCCGCTTCCGGCTCGCCTTGCGCCTGAGGCGTGCTGGCATGTGTGTCATCGTGGTCGGCGGCCGCGTGCACCACTCCCGTGGCGCCTGCCGGTTCCGCGCCTGTTGTCGTGTTCCCGCGCCGCGTTCGCCTGCCTGAAGCGGTGCCCGCGGCCGCCGAGCGCAGGCCGCTGCCGCTTGTGTTGACGGGCTCCTGTGGGATCGCGTCCTGTGTTTGTCCGGTTGTCCCGTCGGTGTCGGGGTCTGCCTGCGGGCCGGGCGTCGTCTCGGCGGTGGCGAGTGCCGTGGTGTCGGTCTTGGCCAGTACGGGGCTCTGGGTCGTGGGCAGTGTGGCCGACTGGACGCGCAATGACGGCATGGCCTCATCCTTGGATGTGTCGCCGGATTGCGCGGCGGGCGACGGCATGACGGATTGGGTCGTCGGGGACGCGGACGGGTGGCCGTTGGCCTTGCCGGGTTTGTTTGGTTGTGCCTTCGCGCTCGGGAACGGCGTTGTCCGGGAGCGCGCGGCGTTTGGTGCGGGCCGGGTATCAGGACGGGTGGCGTCTGGCTTGGATGGTGTTGA
Proteins encoded:
- a CDS encoding BspA family leucine-rich repeat surface protein, which produces MHNNDDFDPPPQAGHQNPLTQPGKTPTSSQTTPSRRDTDASTAAHPTKSAVAHSNPPSKPNAPSAPDAARSRTTPSPSTKAQPGKTSKVDKTGGIPSTPPTIQADAAVTPLPTTQSDDEATPQLRIQTATLPTTQSPVLAKTTDTALTTTETTTGPQADPDTDGTTGQTQDAIPQVPADTSGSGLRSAAAGAASGRRTRRGNAAAGADPAGASGAVRAAADHDGAQAGTPQAQGELEAGPQDTCPATTPAAWGTSNVTWNIDSTCTLHLSGGTYTDGWGTIPWDSLKTTITTIHIDGDLTLDGYSLGTFKGMTSLRSVAPGATVHLKNGAADSMFEGDTSLASADLSNWDTSGAIYMDFMFEGCSSLTTEGLKLFQLDVGNNKHLMMMFEGCSSLTSLDLSHWNVANVLSTAMMFNACTRLTSLNVSNWSKDGVIYMFLARESNKLPWSMPPLVTLDMHNVDTGCPAGATSGIECNSHDFEDCFQIPSTVRKLGLGPRTILPSDKTSGIAAATKWYKTSDFNETDTDCLGRYPTADDFQRQLASSDPSGFYMADPYVHNLSHVNIDPNGGTTSVASYTVDTHTRDSGVFTVSVPSGILTNPAGKLFDGWTYGPSNQYQFAAASSTSWNFTSHARDTLTLKAKWRTPPATSLSFINVPQRLMPDGGPSGPVKFTVQDAAAAGYETIGVTTGRGGSASCSVSASTRYCSVTIPAASVEPTPGVQYTATAATTTTDPYTGQRVATGSATQRGHLAYEHLTFSRGTGTGTPPQDIKALMYSYRTGGTTYNQASVTIPNQQGLTGPGGDTYLDYWTYTNSVIGYQTIAPGPYDYVIGDDAGDGVARATLTPHWQAVGPARFDGATVHARPGDAPTADLSYDMVSNIGVFVDGLTARLDLDTHRADGTDTCAPTASATDCQATGWPAGRLTDTARGAAARYQYRVTVTLTVTNPTTGQRIAKSTDQTGTLASMRATFARGTTPGGPVTGDEPAITDDILADTTTYPATAAIPVPARGNLRGPNAWFAGWAGPARTWQPGTQAVPLTEATSLDGGAHYTLALAAKWDTMANPSIDDPTVMAPAGIAPTFSMGASTGWNAPSGWSMSVTSSTTGTTLLSCTQATASIPRYCNTATFRPVPDLTSTAPGSAYTVTATVTAPNPDDPSDTLTATATKNSVLPYLTLRYANGGGTGTLPAGAQALIDNSGGSSETSKKAYPDIADPTGLTGPSGAAFTGWQAGGRTWQPGPAQMVPKTAGVAGGTGETVVTLTATWSTVAKPTNLAAAYHHNGDTVTLSGSAMGVGGDTVTACMTDGAGETDTCQTSQPNPRTAPEPTPGGEFTPASGGNPRVETFSVDPADVGSIAITGHIDRDTTFTNPGTTTAHVRVCPAGTPAPATGAVPSDCTDILTYIRSGATTGANDNAPWHGRFMPRPMDQDHTTNDASFKNGDGYYDIWAYAAAGPNRTNISQMGTPVKVYSRYHYTATPPAAPTTASWDWSVSFPAADYIDRYGAGGQHHFTARQTSQGADGGSQDLQGVLPWLKTTYQPDMPGGTSATAPDPGASLVDTSDTSRPSDLTLARPTDSMEPPDAVFLGWSATAGATTPDTGMGDPSNRTVTLSAPAGSPEADTTLHAVWRTLNQPAVDATTSRDPVSKDVTLTGNATPWTSDETVEATATGLDGQTGTSVGTPQAPTLDTAGAYDGSTRHGWTLTLPGTGIPQGGRYRVSASAVGDDGAWRGAAHRYAKATTTRDVTIPAGATILRALPLTGGPARRLATLLALLLGATLLLLAAATRLRDKRREQPQGQGCTR
- a CDS encoding ATP-binding protein, which produces MAILNEPLAKAVRRLRSQRTDDADYEAKACAHGLSASVWDTVSSFANSSGGVLLLGLDEMSGFAPARGFDINKTRDQFVEGIGDGGSDGIRLTNPPTYRMRRETLDGRQILAVAIFANDIGKKPCYVTAKGIENGSYKRIDDKDIRLSAAEIYEYRHQLTPSYADMEVVSGCDAGDLDDQQLRLIFEAKRNSRALYGAKTKQQKLARLDITDKKGEVLLGGLLATGQYPQQFFPRLIIDVAAHPGNAKSEPGPLRFLDRAQCDGPIPVMLNLALQAVRRNLRTYSLIEGIGRTDELEIPEEVLREVIANAVVHREYHEYFRGQPVSVDIYPDRIEVSNPGGLWGGATTENLADGTSRCRNAALIGLVRDAPIPGEGAATTVEGQGSGIPFVLRELERRGLPRPTFRAAADQFTVILWRGNPAPRAPRQGQSESTGSATPLTSSRQGRRGGSSMTSPSTTGKTNENSGIPKGRKTHKSGRGTAGAQGSISQVKKGTLATIREAMPPDTAITAKELARRTGTSTKTVQRALKTLIAVGQAQAIGKPRSRTRAYIKIE
- a CDS encoding leucine-rich repeat protein; the protein is MHNNDDFDPPPQAGHQNSLNQPGKTTTSSQAAPSWRDTNASAAAHTTKSAVVHSSTPSKPDATRPDTRPAPNAARSRTTPFPSAKAQPNKPGKANGHPSASPTTQSVMPSPAAQSGDTSKDEAMPSLRVQSATLPTTQSPVLAKTDTTALATAETTPGPQADPDTDGTTGQTQDAIPQEPVNTSGSGLRSAAAGTASGRRTRRGNTTTGAEPAGATGVVHAAADHDDTHASTPQAQGEPEAGPQDTCTATTPAAWDTSDVTWNIDATCTLHLSGGTHTSNTSGAMPWDTLKTTITSIHIDGDLTLDAGSNSGYVFSGMTSLRSVATGAPVHLKNWAAASMFRDDTSLATVDLTNWYTTIVGDVHPVLNYMFYNCSSLTTLDLPNFTSSSVGHYMFDGCSRLTTLNLHNFGGGGIYFLDGCNSLVSLDLYSADINNFSSVDTYFPASLRKLAITGAGRSGPPFSGPNEVNPLMNISSSTWWDETSGLGDHIDYLGKLTEENNPAYNLAYHLWTTSSPGYYVDDSLVHVESTVDIDPAGGSASPASYTRDNKLTDQAVGVPASILTNKPGCLFDGWKDQNGKTYTSSDGGYAFAMPQGKYTYYRLTAQWKPFAPSIDAPHVRSSWDGYRTSLGSWLNVGINTAAPTGSQTSVRTGRGGTGTCNATNTTGTTCRINWNDVASLEPTPGATYSVTATTTGTDPKTGKQVSAPYTRTGTLPWMTVKFSAGTLADGTHPSGTPPNDLTAGLVAENDSYITTSLPRRGGLSVPDDTWFDGWAYSDNTQVSGCQYGSCMVNFSHGNTDASGHMTVTLTASWKTMGAPKITDLSVGMDGQSVEFEISAGIAPDGRTTTASTSTGWSSAACTNDPCTVDVPVSSFQTGYGDTYTITATSRATNPDTGRAITKTTTKSGVLDYYQVSFDKGEGGGSAPGPVYALITTVSGGMTLISLPGQSGMTPPSGGSFRGWSDTRSGVVYPGSSFGLSQEKTTADGHRYSFTLTASWYSFEAPAVHDPVVHAKAGHTATVDIDVISQNITRNSEITIDTGRTGGHANCSNTPRSNNTSECTVTWDLDKLADTGQGSTYTYAITTSITSIDPGSGLNVTRSRTMRGALPYMTVTFDKGTAAGAAPDPASAPVDTADSTAAPALPGMGSMSPAAGSYLSAWARGSDSWPAGVSDIPVAKGDATDAAKHTTIALTAQWSAMGAVTISEPRSSVSSNGTESLSVFVTSAGAPDGSTAVFGSAGHLVSCAFRSGACEYSGPLSGGPLDGTPGTPYSISATVNYKSNGLVIAQPISTTTPKTGTLSYMTINFTPGTGGTGTPPTPLLVLADTGSYAAVPTLPDSTGLAGPTGTSFSGWNSAAADTTWPAGQANIPANAGTATGIAGTMLAKHIAVTLDATWVAVPGPTHLAAAYHHAGNGTVTLSGTAQGSGGDIVKACMTGGNGGADTCKDATNPRPAADPFTPVTSGNPRVESFTPDPTDPGKIAVKGHIDRVNNNANTRIQIVICPQGATEPTDGGHYDGSCTLVTPMLRPDTARNNSEMMRTNAEDNVPWGGHYIRGHEKDKEYTTKDGDFSAGPGLYDIWAVANLMTNSTPLSHASVYRNYPYKVAQALRPWNWSVSFDASDYTSRYGVGAEHHFTAQQTSGQLVSGKTDSIAILPWLKVAFAPDMPGGATATAPEPATGLIDIDDASRPADVTLAGPTESMEPADAAFQGWSATEGAATPDTGMGDPTRRTVTLNADTGDVEIDTTLHAVWRKLHAPSLNATANTTFSGTTFSGTATPWTSSEGYQATATGLEGQSDNALGTPQAATLGGPGGYDGHSEHTWSVTIPLRQGGHYRVTAAATEDDGAWRGSSRIASATTSRDFNLPKQLRTLPLTGGTPQRLAAILALLLGATLLLLAAATRLRDRRREQRQGRAR